The Alnus glutinosa chromosome 10, dhAlnGlut1.1, whole genome shotgun sequence DNA window AAGCCCAACCTGGCCTATCAGCCTATCAGGTGATTTTGTGGGTGTATTATTGGGACATTAACAAGAGATGTGTGGTATAATTCTTCAACGCAGAACTGATTACTTATAAATAATAGGGTACCCTTTATCCATTATACACCAAATAACAATTTGGATAAACTCTAAGATGATgataaagaaagaaaacgaTGAGACACTTAAGCCCTAGTGGAAGAGCCACTTGACTAATTTTGGGGATTCATGCCTTCTTTTATTTACTAACATTATTGGTTCTCTGAGCAAAATTGAACACTTCACGGATGATATTAGATCAGAACTGCACTCTCTTAAATCATTTAGTGTAGTTCATGTGAAAAGAGAGGCGAATTCTGCTACCCATGTTTTAGCAAAGCCAGCTGTGTTTTATGTCAGGGACTCAATATGGTTGGAGGAAACTCcacccctaaaaaaaattatgtttatctCTCCTTCTTTTTCTAAAACTTCTCTTGTAATCCTTTGTGAACTATTAGAGTATTGTTATGAACCGAACTTTTATCTCATTATTATCTCACCCTACTGACATATTTGTATCCAAGTGCTGATTTGCCATATCAGCAGGGTGAGATACTTGTGAGATAAAAGTATTGTTTCTAGCATTTCTAAGTCTTACATCAAAAAGATAAATTGCCCATATTGAATGAAACTACGTTTTGTAGGTGATTTTAGAgagatcaaattgtaatttgattagttattttttaaatgataacaCAGATGCGACTTGCGTTTTCTTTGAGTTGTTACAATTGAAACAAACCCTAGTGATTTTTCATATGCAATCTACTTCGCAACTTgccttaaaaaagaaataataataataaagaaatagagAGGCCAAACAGGCTCTCCAAAACCACATTGCTCACTATAAGAAGGGCTTCAAAAACTATTAGAAATGGACATTAAGGTCTAGAGCTTAATGGACCAACATAAATGGGCTCTCAAGTCCTAGGTTGAACTACATCTCTCCTCTCCTTTCCTCTAGGTAAATCAAATCGAGTAgataaatgatataaatacatctcttacgcatctcatttttaaattcactattaaatttatgggttttaatTGTGAACTTGAAACTTGATTGTATAGAGATgtctaataaatatatatttatcatttctCAATTGAGTGACGCTACgagccattttttttattttacaattattttatagtaTTGAAGTGATAGCTTTAATAAAAGTATAATATTAAAAGTTGACTAAAACTCGCACGTTAATATTATacaataattatgagataaaaatattatttactgCCATTACTTAAATCAAAATAACCAAGAAAAATGAATCAAATCAAACCTAGGATTCTTTCTGCAAAGTAACTGTATGTACAGTAACGTAGGAAATAGGAATGATTGATTCAAACAGAGGAAGaagtagaaaagaaagattTAGGAAAACGTCCTTTCTTGAGGACAGTACATCGAAGCAAAATATTCAAAAGGAGCCTGACAGTCCGATTTAATCGTCATTTAATAAAAGtataattgattaaaaaaaagatgagaAGTTTATTTAGGAAACAAATATATTTGGCAATCAGAATCTAGAGATGTAACTAATCTATCCGgccaaaaaaatcaattaatctTGATTTATGATCGATTTCTTTCGGTATAAAAtagtttctaaaaaatgatatcAACATTTTATAGTGTTTGATGAAagcgaaaataataatcaactgaaaaattatttctgtttgacaaaaaatacttagtaaatttcagaaaatgatttaacgctttttaaaagagtaaataaTTTTTCCCAGATGGCAGACACAGTCGACCCTCTTTTAAACGATGCAGttgaccttcacgttcaagcagtcgaccatcgcCGAAATCCGGCAACCATCGCCGGCTTCCAAGAAGCCAGATTCCGGTATAGGGTAGAATCCGGTCATTGCCAGAATCTGGCGACGTCCGACGATCGTCTCCAGATTCCAACAGTACTATGCCAGATTCGGACCAGATTCCAACAGTACTATGCCAGATTCCGACCAGATTCCAACAGTACTATGCCAGATTCCGACCAgattggccggaatctggccagaacggtTGGATCGCCAAGACGGCTGACTTTCGACCAACGAGCTGAGATCCGGCCTTTCTGTGCCAAATTGGCCGAAACCTAGCACTCGTGGCCAGATTTTGGCCACTTTTGCTGAAATCCAGCCGACCCTAATTAATAACCTGGATTCAGGCACTAGTGGACAGATTTTTGGCCATTTTTTTCCTACGCTGTTGGATCAATATATAGTTCGGTCCTAAATATCAAAATAGGTACCACGTCAAAGTTTGAATAATGGAGAGTTGAGTGGAGCAGCCATAGAACGAAAGAGCTACTACCATTGAACAGTAACCATAGACGTTGAACCATGAACAATTGTCGATTAGTATCTGAGTATTCAATAGCCTCAACCTGGTAAATATTTGTCTATATAACTCATATTTATCCGTAGAATAAtgctaaatatcattttttattgcCTAACTGTTCACAAtgttgatatttaaaaaaataaataaataaaaaagtaaaggaTAGAAGAGAGATGATGTCTACTCCTCCATGGAAATACCCAAAAAACATGTAAGgagcatataattctttttttgaccatttactttttcataaaaatctCTTGAAACCCAAATTCATGAATCATGATGCAAAACTGAAGGACAATTTACTTTTACTTGATGCAAAACATTTCTTTGACCAGTAGTAATCATGCACAGATTCATGCACTTTGTTGGTTTTTCAAAAACCCTACCCAAGAACACCATTTTTTGTCTCCTCTACAAAAATACCCAGAGCAGGCATTGTAATATTACCAATGCGGACAAAACCCACACGTCTTCATCAAATTAAACAGGGGATTATCTCTATGCAGAAAAAGAAGGGCCATGATTGCAAAAAAACTAATGATGACTTTCCCAGAAACCAAACAGATGCTCTAGAAAACCGCTCCTCCCTTCACTCACCATCAAGGAAACACCGCCTGGTCTCCCATCCAATTACGGCCCTCTCTACGTGTCAAACAACACGAATTTGACGGCTTGTACTTATCCACAACTGGCCTCCTCtgttccttttttttccccatttcaACTTTTTCCCACAAACTCCAATGTTTGCAAGTTCaaaaaataggaaagagaaatgaaaatttcaccACACCCCACTGTCAAATTTTTGTCCCACATCGAAAAGATTCTTCAATCAAACCGTGCACTTTTGTCATACGTGTGGGCATCTACATCTACTTTCAGATTTGTGCATGTCCTGTCCTGGCAAAGGGAGAAAgtaaaagtgtatatatatatatatatatacagtcaCATGGGTGGGTGTGTGTGGATAGGACCCACACAACCTGGCATCCAATAAATCAAAAAGGACCCACATGCAGTAGGAGGACCCCACATGCAGTGTCAGCAGCTCCCCCATGTGATATTGTGCCTGGTGGCCCTCCTTCTTTCCCCTCCAATAATGGCAAAATTAAAGACAGACCCCACTAATAATGAaagagccaaaaagaaaaataaaaatagaggaTGGTAAGTGGTAACAAAGAGGAATTCTTCTTGAAATCAACAAGGCAATAAGCTCATAAGGGAGGAGAAAGAGATGGACAAATTAggacaaaaaagcaaaaactcATCACTTTTTCTTactgattttctttccaaatcaCCCTCTCTGTCTGGTAATCTAAAGGATTGATACTGTGTATAACAACTAGTACTACAAATAAAGAGTAATACATGAAATGGTAGAGATTTCCAGATTGTACTTGTTATAGTCTTGAAACAGCAATGGGCTGACTGTTTGCCTTTCCTTCCTCTCCTTCAGCAATCAACCCTTTCCAACTCTAATTTACCCTAATATGGGGGGCTATCAATCAGGCTTGTAGTTACATTCTGCTTTTTACCTCTGCTTCTCTGGCTCTTGCTTCTGCTGTACAAAGATATTTTGATTACACCCTAAAAACAGACTATGAAAACTAAGACTAGATTTGGGCTTTTGTTTCTGCTAGGGAAACAAACAATGGAAAGGGAGAGAAATTACAGTGCCAGAAGTTACTACTACACATGGACTCTGTGATTCTGtctatgttctttcttttttacctGTGGTTCAACTTCAactacagaaaataaaagatgaaaatagtacaacaacaacaacaacaacaacaaagaaaggaaTGGGTGACCCACTTCCTTTACTGTGCCTTTTACGTATGCATTTTGTATGGTAGTAAGTAGTATATTATTGATGACGATGATGATGGCAGTGAGTGGTGATGGCGGTGGATTCTCTACAGACCTTGTTTGATATGGGGGGTTTGTTTGGTTATACTTCTCAATCTTCCTGCAACCGccaaaacaagagaaaacaaagcaaaacCAACTTCATTTAGAGTACAAAATCACAGATTATTATTTGCATGctgaagaaaacaaattaagttATGCAGTTTAGGTAAGAAAACAATCCAAAGCTAATTTACCTGACCATCGCAAGCTAAATTCCAATAGGTCCTCCGGTGGTGCCGGCATACATTCCGATGGCTCCATGGCCGGAGGAGAACCTGAAATGAAACCCCATTTTAAATTTACAGACATTGTGCAGAATAGTAGAGTTGATGGCAATGAATGGGAATACCTTGGAATTTGGCAGTTGAAAGACTTGAAGGCAGCCATATCCAGCGTAGAAGTGGCCGGGAGTATTGACGAAGTAGCCAACTTATTGTTAGTAGATGGCGCTGAACCATCTGGGGCATTGCCCTCGATGGATCCATTGGCAAAGGCAGACAAGAATTCTGCACCAGCTTTGGTCGGAGATGCAAAGGGACTATCAGGCAGGTTGTGCTCCAAACTGCACACATTTATGATATAAACAATCACATTGGAGAACCCAAATTGGGAAGTATTCTTGCCATGTtctaaaatagaaattgataCAGATCTAAGAAACAGAAAGGTGTTTTACTAATCTGGGTGGCCTGCCTTTTAGTCTGAATGAGAAAAGTTTCATACCATTCTAGCAAATCACTTGCTTCATGAGGGGGGCTCTGCTTCCCATTGGCATTCTCACCATTATCAGTCAATTCTTTGCCAGCAACAGTGGCTATCACCGTCTGCTGCAACTGCAACTGCAACTGATCGGTAGAAACAGCACGAGGAGAATTCTCTGCAACAAACAATTGCAATCCTGAAAACTTCATTCTAATCCTTCAAAATGTAAGATTAGCAATAGAGCATTTTAGAGTACAGTATAAGCAGCTACAGCAAAATGGTAGAGACGTACCTTCCGGGGCTTCTGGGCTGCTCTGTAACGAAGAGAGAACAAGATTTTGACTAAACGGGTTAGGAGACTGGGTAGGGGAGGGAACGGGACTGCCGGCGGAGACCGCGCGATGGTGCTGATgcttcttcaaatctagaagcTGCAAACCCATTAACCTTCTACTTTGAAGTTCAATGGCTTGCTGCAAATCAGCTTGTTCCTCCAACTTCCTCCTCCACAGCATGTCTTGCGTATTGTAAAACATTCTTGCTCCTTTAACCAAGTAGTCCAATAGAGAACCAGTAAGTTGAAAGTTGGGTATATCTATGATTCAACTGTGAAAGAAACAATGGAAATGCGGAGAAGATGATAGTTAGCTTACCGAGCTGGAGATCATATGGGTCTCTAGCATCAACTCCAGTAGGAGTGCCACATGGTGAGAACTCTCCCCTCTCCACTTGTTGCTGTTGTTGCTTCCTGCAAATAACAAACAGCAATTCTGCGTTAGCATAGCACATCAAAGCATGTAAATTTAAGCAATGAATGAGCAGAGAAGCTTAAAAAATGAGACTTGAGTAAGAGAGTGCCTGTACTTGTCTGGGACTTTTCCCTTCTCCTTGTAAGGCTTTACAAGCACGCGAGCATCACAAACAAAATGAGGGTTCCCTTTGGCAAGAATGAGCTTCACAGTCTCCGGATAAACGAAAGTAACAAAACCAAACATCCGCTTCTGCTGGTACGGGATCCTCACATCTTGCACAGGCCCGTAAATGcttcaaacaacaaaaaatcaacTAGTTCAGCAACACAACACCACCACAAGATTTAAATGTCACGAAATAAGAAACCCAATAGAGAACCTGAAATAATTTGACACATCTTCTTCTCTGAAAGTGCTGTCGGCTGGGAAAGTCAAATAGATCTGCCTCGACGCCGGGTTCACCATTCCGGCCCCGCCGTTCATCGAAAAATCGTTTCTTTCCAGCCGGGACCGCCCAAACTTGTGAATATCATCACCCATCATTAGAGCCGCCGAAGCCCTACATGATTCAAAGCAATCAGAACAAGAGCTTTTCAAAAAACGAAACCCAATCAAAATCTAAAAGCTAGTATACCTGTGAGTATCAttttgctgctgctgctgctgctgaaGGAGCATATTCATGCACTTTGGAGAGTAAGGAAAAGAAGCTGAGGCCATGAGCTGAGAGGCAGCAGCCAGTCTTTGTTGCTGAGCAGATTTAGATCTGAGAATTTCCTGGCACTGGTCCATCATATCAATCTTGTTTGGCGAACCAACCATTGCAGAAGCATCCACCGAATCTCCAAGCCCCCCATGTAAGAATCTACAGCTGGTTCCATTCTTGCAGTACCCTCTAGCAAAGTAGAGACAAGGTTTCCAGCCAAGCCCGGAATTCGGGTCCTCTGTTCCCAAGCAGACATCGCTAACAGAGTAGCTTCGGCGGTGTACAGAGCCTCCCCAATAAGGAAAAAGCAGAGGGTCGCCGCCGGCACCAGTTGGGCTCGAAGACAAGTCCGATGGAGGGTAAAAAAAGTCTTGGTTTTTGGGGGAACCATCGTTGAGGAAAGAGAGCTGGTCTTGGAGCTGAAAGTCATCCATTACATCGGGGGCTGCACTTCCATAAAAGGGCAGAGAACAAGTAGAAGTGTTCATTGAAGAGGAAGACCCAAGAGCTAAATTGTTGGGACTAATCAAATCATCTGGGTTTTGAAGCTCAGACAAAGCTGCCCAAGTAGCTGAActagcagaagaagaagaagaatggttTGGGATGCTtaaaggaggaggaagaggatgaTTAATCCCACCAAGAAGCCTGTTAGGAGAGGAAGTACTCTGCCTGGTTGAGAGAAAAGGAGATGGAGATGATGGAGTTGAAGGAGCAGACGGAGTGTTCGAGGATAGTCCCAAATCTTTCCGAGCTTTGAGAATCACCGAGTGAACAAGAGCCTCTGGACCAAATGCTAATCTAATCATTTCTTTCTCGCCATGGTCTTGAATGAGCAGAAGACCCATGATTTTGGATGCATTTTCCGGGTCTAAGTTTTGGATTCTTGAGAAAACAATCCTTGTAGCTTCGTAACCATCCATGGGTGGAAAAAGGGTTGGTACTAAAATTTCACACAGCAAACCAACCAACCAAACTCAAGTTTAGTTCTTTTTgctctatctctctctgtctgtacAAGTAAACTTTCTTTCTCAACCACATAGAAACCCTACCTAACAACTTGTGATGAACAAGACCAAAGtgtttctctttctcttattATTCCTGCAACGCACCaacaaagaaaaggaagaaaagaaaaagaaagttgtGTTAAAAAGGAGTATTCCCGTGTGGTTTGATTAAAAGGAGACTAGAAGATGATGCTGAGAGTTGCCTTTCTTAAAAGGACAATGAAAaataccccaaaaaa harbors:
- the LOC133878871 gene encoding zinc finger CCCH domain-containing protein 53 isoform X2 gives rise to the protein MDGYEATRIVFSRIQNLDPENASKIMGLLLIQDHGEKEMIRLAFGPEALVHSVILKARKDLGLSSNTPSAPSTPSSPSPFLSTRQSTSSPNRLLGGINHPLPPPLSIPNHSSSSSASSATWAALSELQNPDDLISPNNLALGSSSSMNTSTCSLPFYGSAAPDVMDDFQLQDQLSFLNDGSPKNQDFFYPPSDLSSSPTGAGGDPLLFPYWGGSVHRRSYSVSDVCLGTEDPNSGLGWKPCLYFARGYCKNGTSCRFLHGGLGDSVDASAMVGSPNKIDMMDQCQEILRSKSAQQQRLAAASQLMASASFPYSPKCMNMLLQQQQQQQNDTHRASAALMMGDDIHKFGRSRLERNDFSMNGGAGMVNPASRQIYLTFPADSTFREEDVSNYFSIYGPVQDVRIPYQQKRMFGFVTFVYPETVKLILAKGNPHFVCDARVLVKPYKEKGKVPDKKQQQQQVERGEFSPCGTPTGVDARDPYDLQLGARMFYNTQDMLWRRKLEEQADLQQAIELQSRRLMGLQLLDLKKHQHHRAVSAGSPVPSPTQSPNPFSQNLVLSSLQSSPEAPEENSPRAVSTDQLQLQLQQTVIATVAGKELTDNGENANGKQSPPHEASDLLECLEHNLPDSPFASPTKAGAEFLSAFANGSIEGNAPDGSAPSTNNKLATSSILPATSTLDMAAFKSFNCQIPRFSSGHGAIGMYAGTTGGPIGI
- the LOC133878871 gene encoding zinc finger CCCH domain-containing protein 53 isoform X1; the protein is MDGYEATRIVFSRIQNLDPENASKIMGLLLIQDHGEKEMIRLAFGPEALVHSVILKARKDLGLSSNTPSAPSTPSSPSPFLSTRQSTSSPNRLLGGINHPLPPPLSIPNHSSSSSASSATWAALSELQNPDDLISPNNLALGSSSSMNTSTCSLPFYGSAAPDVMDDFQLQDQLSFLNDGSPKNQDFFYPPSDLSSSPTGAGGDPLLFPYWGGSVHRRSYSVSDVCLGTEDPNSGLGWKPCLYFARGYCKNGTSCRFLHGGLGDSVDASAMVGSPNKIDMMDQCQEILRSKSAQQQRLAAASQLMASASFPYSPKCMNMLLQQQQQQQNDTHRASAALMMGDDIHKFGRSRLERNDFSMNGGAGMVNPASRQIYLTFPADSTFREEDVSNYFSIYGPVQDVRIPYQQKRMFGFVTFVYPETVKLILAKGNPHFVCDARVLVKPYKEKGKVPDKYRKQQQQQVERGEFSPCGTPTGVDARDPYDLQLGARMFYNTQDMLWRRKLEEQADLQQAIELQSRRLMGLQLLDLKKHQHHRAVSAGSPVPSPTQSPNPFSQNLVLSSLQSSPEAPEENSPRAVSTDQLQLQLQQTVIATVAGKELTDNGENANGKQSPPHEASDLLECLEHNLPDSPFASPTKAGAEFLSAFANGSIEGNAPDGSAPSTNNKLATSSILPATSTLDMAAFKSFNCQIPRFSSGHGAIGMYAGTTGGPIGI